In one window of Brassica rapa cultivar Chiifu-401-42 chromosome A07, CAAS_Brap_v3.01, whole genome shotgun sequence DNA:
- the LOC108869144 gene encoding uncharacterized protein LOC108869144 — MDSMIKISNLSDLKPFKSAWRVHVKVLHTWMLINPDNGLSNLEMVLTDENGVKIQASCKQSLFQLFQRHCRVGEWKVITNFSLSPVCGLYRHTNHVYKIEFMSQTLITDSNLHCDNMFLELKQFDNIKNGSHDTSFLIDVIGEVLDFGGLDIVQCARKEVTKMEFTLRDINDNRLQCCIAGKIAEIMTQENKQPNNGDICLIRYAKLENYKGELQVSNAFDSSLVLLNPDIKEAQTLKNMFHVDGNSLDMYQPKHDNVMIQEKRQKWSQFPFKTIQEMKRTDKDGNLRVVCTVYAIDTINGWYYIACAVCSNKVFKQAIIFDEVDVPSWWCEFCQSNVTKVSPMLFANHNSNKLGS; from the exons ATGGATTCCATGATCAAAATCAGCAACTTGAGTGATCTTAAGCCTTTCAAATCTGCATGGAGGGTCCATGTGAAGGTGCTTCATACGTGGATGTTAATCAATCCCGACAATGGCCTCTCGAATCTTGAGATGGTCTTAACAGACGAAAAT GGTGTCAAAATCCAGGCCAGTTGCAAACAATCATTATTTCAGCTATTCCAGAGACATTGTCGTGTTGGAGAGTGGAAAGTTATTACTAACTTTTCTTTAAGTCCAGTATGTGGTCTTTACAGACACACCAACCATGTTTACAAGATTGAATTCATGAGTCAGACTTTAATAACTGATTCTAATCTCCACTGTGACAACATGTTTCTCGAGCTAAAGCAATTTGATAACATTAAAAATGGTTCACATGACACAAGTTTTCTTATTG ATGTGATTGGTGAAGTCTTAGACTTTGGTGGTCTTGATATTGTTCAGTGTGCAAGAAAAGAAGTGACCAAAATGGAGTTTACTCTAAGAGACATCAA CGACAACCGACTTCAATGCTGCATTGCTGGGAAAATAGCTGAAATAATGACCCAAGAAAATAAACAACCAAACAATGGAGATATTTGTTTAATCAGATATGCTAAACTCGAAAACTACAAGG GAGAGTTGCAAGTCTCCAATGCTTTTGATTCTTCTTTGGTGTTACTAAACCCAGATATCAAGGAGGCGCAAACACTTAAAAATAT GTTTCATGTTGATGGTAACTCTCTTGATATGTATCAGCCTAAACATGACAATGTTATGATCCAGGAAAAGCGCCAGAAATGGTCGCAATTTCCATTCAAAACCATACAAGAAATGAAACGCACCGATAAG GATGGAAATCTGAGAGTGGTTTGTACTGTTTATGCTATTGATACCATTAACGGATGGTATTATATTGCTTGTGCTGTCTGCAGCAATAAGGTTTTCAAACAGGCAATTATCTTTGATGAAGTAGATGTGCCAAGCTGGTGGTGTGAATTTTGCCAGAGTAATGTTACCAAGGTTTCACCCATGTTATTTGCTAATCATAATTCCAATAAACTCGGTTCATAA